A single genomic interval of Hemiscyllium ocellatum isolate sHemOce1 chromosome 37, sHemOce1.pat.X.cur, whole genome shotgun sequence harbors:
- the LOC132833567 gene encoding regulatory solute carrier protein family 1 member 1-like: MAIFLSNSGLTLGQKLSFVGKENGKTTSLESPSLPAPHHLPLPLPITRSDLSQAPKPQCNLDRSISVPASLPSQNHNKSELTDVKSLQLTPECMESQVEKQALSGSLDNTLTPLFPYKLSAPSQASGGKNHIPQGESVPCSSQNLLNYPTSDTNDEPLPKRVLPNTSLDEVGLKKGDTTHFTTKAWQEITNKEGLEEPPTKKIGEISSAVQSNSDLVSDLGLVNRPSQQASLELAFAAGSKINEVQQGTETGKGIDDPDNLVEPLDMDLEIAEKDPCSCPKRFETDERPFDSLTGNIEIDDGEIVNSTQQQIEEISYSASKKTGKSRQKERNVPVSDQQLEDRHLSSNSSMAQVNMPVELPSGCVREKSELALVTDKKPEEVHLPTEIKQSSSEEDQKTDSDSHFSPVAALFELHQKLVASCQDVSLKMSVSSEDNHQSDTANQEEDFHLMEVSEECSDNNALSRVCVSAGVDTVAVEEEKNPLFTANSKISLKRDRSVESTSVFPEKSTSGVTRVKSDETFVQESVDKAAAFIIVSKDLAKEMEVSPTEESLQTQELPVNPPDSAAAESGQNSQSNGAHLQEMTNNVVCPLENPEVLATSMSWEGTMEANMNHPNRHSLGSPLEVRPLAFPAANVARIRQSGFTQQEAVEALERFHGNTDLALLVLLARKIVVPI; encoded by the exons ATGGCAATTTTTCTTTCCAATTCTGGCCTTACCTTGGGCCAAAAACTAAGCTTTGTCG gAAAAGAAAATGGCAAAACTACCTCATTGGAAAGCCCTTCATTACCAGCACCTCATCATCTTCCTCTCCCACTTCCCATTACAAGAAGTGACCTATCTCAGGCCCCCAAACCCCAATGTAATTTGGACCGTTCAATTTCCGTCCCTGCTAGCCTTCCTTCACAAAACCACAACAAATCGGAACTTACAGATGTAAAAAGCCTTCAGCTCACTCCTGAGTGCATGGAATCCCAGGTAGAAAAGCAGGCACTGTCAGGATCATTGGACAATACGTTGACCCCTCTGTTTCCTTATAAACTGTCTGCTCCTTCTCAGGCATCAGGAGGGAAAAACCACATACCACAGGGTGAAAGCGTTCCTTGCAGCTCACAAAACCTTTTGAATTATCCAACTTCAGATACCAATGATGAGCCTCTGCCAAAACGTGTCTTGCCAAACACGAGTCTGGATGAGGTTGGCTTGAAAAAGGGTGACACCACACATTTTACAACCAAAGCCTGGCAGGAAATCACAAacaaagaaggtttagaggaaccTCCAACAAAAAAAATTGGGGAGATTTCTTCAGCTGTACAATCAAATAGTGATCTTGTATCTGACCTGGGTTTAGTTAACAGACCAAGCCAACAAGCCTCACTTGAATTAGCTTTTGCTGCTGGTTCTAAAATAAATGAAGTGCAGCAGGGCACTGAGACTGGAAAGGGGATTGATGATCCTGACAATCTCGTtgagccattagatatggactTGGAAATAGCTGAAAAAGACCCATGTAGCTGTCCAAAGAGATTTGAGACTGATGAAAGACCATTTGATTCTTTAACTGGAAACATTGAAATCGATGATGGTGAAATTGTAAACTCTACTCAGCAGCAGATTGAGGAAATTAGTTATTCAGCATCAAAAAAGACAGGAAAAAGTAGACAAAAGGAGAGAAACGTCCCTGTTTCAGATCAGCAATTGGAGGATAGACATTTAagttcaaattcctccatggctCAGGTGAACATGCCTGTTGAGTTACCTAGTGGCTGTGTGAGAGAAAAATCTGAACTTGCTCTTGTCACTGATAAAAAGCCTGAAGAGGTACATCTGCCGACTGAGATTAAACAGTCTTCCTCTGAGGAGGATCAGAAAACAGACTCTGATTCACACTTTTCTCCAGTGGCTGCTTTATTTGAATTGCATCAGAAGCTAGTCGCCTCCTGTCAGGACGTTTCTTTGAAGATGTCTGTCAGCTCAGAGGACAACCATCAGTCAGACACAGCAAATCAGGAAGAAGATTTTCATCTAATGGAGGTGTCTGAAGAATGTTCAGATAATAATGCCTTGAgtagggtgtgtgtcagtgcaggGGTGGATACTGTTGCTGTCGAAGAGGAAAAGAACCCTTTGTTCACAGCTAATTCCAAAATTTCTCTGAAAAGAGACAGAAGTGTTGAAAGCACCAGTGTATTTCCAGAAAAATCCACTTCAGGTGTGACACGAGTTAAATCTGATGAAACTTTTGTGCAAGAATCCGTGGATAAGGCTGCAGCTTTTATTATTGTGTCTAAAGATCTAGCAAAGGAAATGGAAGTTTCCCCTACTGAGGAATCTTTGCAGACTCAAGAATTACCTGTAAACCCACCTGATTCTGCAGCTGCTGAAAGCGGCCAGAACTCTCAAAGTAATGGGGCACATTTGCAAGAAATGACAAATAATGTGGTCTGCCCTTTGGAGAACCCAGAGGTTTTAGCTACTTCCATGTCATGGGAAGGGACCATGGAAGCCAACATGAATCATCCTAATAGACATTCTTTGGGTAGTCCTCTGGAAGTGCGCCCCCTAGCTTTCCCAGCTGCTAACGTTGCACGAATAAGACAATCAGGATTCACTCAGCAAGAAGCAGTGGAAGCCCTTGAACGTTTTCATGGCAATACAGACCTGGCGCTTCTGGTTCTCCTTGCAAGAAAAATTGTAGTTCCTATTTGA